The window GGTGCTGCTCACCATGCTGGATGAAGATGGCACTCCCTTTGACGTTGAACCGCGCAATGTGCTGAACCGAGTATGGCAGCGTTTGCGTCAGCGCGGGCTTTCCCCCGTGGTAGCGGTAGAGTTGGAGTTCTATCTCATCGATCGTCAACGCGACGCGGAAGGCTATCTGCAGCCGCCGTGCGCGCCGGGAACCCAGGAGCGCAACACCCAAAGCCAGGTGTACTCCGTCGATAACCTGAACCATTTCGCCGACGTGCTGAGCGAAATCGACGAGCTGGCGCGTTTGCAGGGCATTCCGGCGGACGGCGCGGTGGCGGAGGCGTCGCCGGGGCAGTTCGAAGTCAACCTGCACCATACCGATGATGTGCTGCAGGCCTGCGACCATGCGCTGGCGCTGAAACGGCTGGTGCGCATGGTGGCCGAGAACCACAACATGCAGGCCACCTTTATGGCCAAGCCGTATGAAGAGCACGCCGGCAGCGGCATGCACGTGCACATCAGCATGCTGAATGCGCAAGGCGACAATGTGTTCGCCGACGACGACGGCGAGGATTCGGCGCTGCTGAAACAGGCGCTGGCGGGCATGATCGCCCTGATGCCGTCCTCGATGGCGCTGCTGGCGCCGAATGTCAACGCCTATCGCCGTTTCCAGCCCGGCATGTATGTGCCGACCCAGGCTTCCTGGGGGCATAACAACCGCACCGTGGCGCTGCGCATTCCCTGCGGCGATCGCGACAACCACCGCGTGGAGTATCGCGTGGCGGGCGCCGACGCCAACCCGTATCTGGTGATGGCGACCATTCTGGCCGGCATCGTCTACGGCCTGGAAACCGCATTGCCGCTGCCTGAGCCGGTGACCGGCAACGGGCTGGAGCAGGACGGGCTGCCGTTCCCGATCCGCCAGAGCGACGCGCTGTACGAGTTCGAACATCAGCCGGTGCTCAATGCGTTGCTGGGCGAACGCTTCAGCCATGTCTACCTGGCCTGCAAAACCGACGAGCTGGTGCAGTTCGAGCGCCTGATCACCGAAACCGAAATCGAGTGGATGCTGAAAAACGCCTGATCCCGCTCACTCAACGACTACCGCGCGCGCCCGGCGCATTTCATCGGCTCTCCTGTAGCCCGTGAGGCTGCGCGCTGCGGTACAGCATTTCTTCTATCACGGCGTACAGGACGCCGACGAGGAAATAACCATGACTCAGCCATTCCCATGCGCAGACGTTTGCCTGTGCCGCAGTGCCTACGGGCCGGTCGCCGGCCGCCCGACAGTGACCCCAACCCGCTTTCCCCGCCGCCTCAGCAGCAGTTTCCCCGCGGCCTCTCTGAATGACGTTGCACGGTTGACAGCAGAGGACCAAAAGGGGAAACGCCATGACGATTAAAACCATCGACGGCGGTCCGGCGGGCAAACCGCAACTGCGCAAATCCCTCAAGCTGTGGCAGGTGGTGATGATGGGCCTGGCCTATCTGACGCCGATGACGGTGTTCGATACCTTCGGCATCGTCTCTGGCCTTACCGACGGCCATGTGCCGACCTCCTATCTGCTGGCGCTGGCCGGCGTGTTGTTCACCGCCATCAGCTACGGCAAACTGGTGCGCCAGTTTCCCACCGCCGGTTCCGCCTACACCTATGCGCAGAAGGCGATTAACCCGCACGTCGGTTTTCTGGTGGGGTGGTCATCGCTGCTTGATTATCTGTTCCTGCCGATGATCAATACGCTGCTGGCGAAGATTTACCTGACCGCGCTGTTTCCGGAAGTGCCACCCTGGGTGTGGGTGGTGGGCTTCGTGATCCTGATTACCGCCATCAACCTGAAAAGCGTCAATCTGGTGGCCAACTTCAACACCCTGTTCGTGCTGGCGCAGGTGGCGATCATTCTGGTATTTATCTACCTGGTGGTGCGTGGCCTGCACAACGGCGAGGGGATGGGCACGGTGTGGAGCCTGCGGCCGTTCCTCAGCGAGAATGCGCACCTGCTGCCGATCATTACCGGCGCGACCATCCTGTGCTTCTCGTTCCTCGGTTTTGACGCGGTCACCACGCTGTGCGAGGAGACGCCCGACGCCGCCAAGGTGATCCCGCGCGCCATCTTCCTGACCGCGCTGTACGGCGGGGTGATCTTTATCAGCGTGTCGTTCTTTATCCAGCTGTTTTTCCCGACCATTCAACGCTTTCACCAGCCCGACGCCGCACTGCCGGAGATTGCGCTGTACGTCGGCGGCAAGCTGTTCCAATCGATCTTCCTGTGCGTGACCTTTATCAATACGCTGGCCTCCGGCCTGGCGTCGCACGCCAGCGTGTCGCGCCTGCTGTACGTGATGGGGCGTGACAATGTGTTCCCGGAGAAATTCTTCGGCTATATCCACCCCAAATGGCGCACGCCGGCGCTGAACGTACTGATGGTCGGGCTGGTGGCGTTGTCGGCGCTGTCGTTCGATCTGGTGACCGCCACGGCGCTGATCAACTTTGGCGCGCTGGTGGCCTTTACCTTCGTTAACCTGTCGGTGATCAGCCACTTCTTTATTCGCGAAGGGCGCAACAAAAGCTGGAAGGATCGCTTCAACTTCCTGTTCCTGCCGTTGGTGGGGGCGCTGACGGTGGGGGTGCTGTGGCTGAACCTGGAGAAAAGCTCGCTGACCATGGGGCTTATCTGGGCGACGCTGGGCTTCGGCTATTTGGCCTGGCTGACCCGACGCTTTCGCCAGCCGCCGCCGCAGTTGGAGCGGCAACCGCAGCAATAAATTCACAGGCGGGAGTTTCCCGCCTTTCTTTTTGGCACGTGCGGCAGTAGAGTGAAAAACCTGATAAAAAATAACCTATTGGACCTGCCTTATGCCCGCTTTGCCCTCGCGTACCCGCGCCACGTTGTTCGGTTTATTGGCCATTGTGCTGTGGAGCAGCGTGGTCGGCCTGATTCGCAGCGTCAGCGAAGGGCTGGGGCCGATCGGCGGTGCGGCGATGATCTACAGCGTCAGCGCGGTGTTTTTGCTGGTGGCGCTCGGCGTGCCGAAATGGCGCAGCTTTCCGCGGCCTTATCTCATCGTCGGCAGCCTGCTGTTCGTCAGTTACGAGATCTGTCTGTCGCTGTCGCTCGGCTACGCCAATACCCGCCTGCAGGCGATAGAAGTGGGCATGATCAACTACCTGTGGCCCTGTTTCACCGTGCTGATGGCGCTGGCGATCAACGGCCAAAAGGCGAAATGGTGGCTGCTGCCGGGGCTGCTGCTGTCGCTGTTCGGCATCGGCTGGATCATGAGCGGCGAGGGCGGCTGGTCACCGGCGCAGATGCTGGCCAACGTGCGCAGCAACCCGCTCAGCTACGCGCTGGCCTTCAGCGGCGCGGTGATTTGGGCGCTGTATTGCAACCTGACCAAGAAGATCGCCCAGGGCAGCAACGGCGTGGTGCTGTTTATCGTGCTGACCGCACTGGCGCTGTGGCTGAAGTACGCCTTCAGCGCGGAAAGCGGCATGCAGTTCAGCGCCGGCGTGACCGTGACGCTGCTGTGCGCCGGGGTGGCGATGGGGGCGGGGTATGCCGCCTGGAACGTCGGCATTCTGCGCGGCAACATGACGCTGCTGGCGACCGTCTCCTATTTTACCCCGGTGCTCTCGGCGGTGTTCGCCGCGCTGGTGCTGCACACCTCGCTGACCGCCAGTTTCTGGCAGGGCGTAGCGATGGTCACACTCGGCTCGCTGATCTGTTGGCGGGCAACTCGCGGAAATTATCGGAAATTATCCGCTGTCGTCGCAATGTTGAACTAGAATTTAACTAGCCATGTTGCCTGAAGGAACGACGACGATGAGAAGCGACATTCAATTTATTCAACAGCCTGAAATCGACGTGCATCACTATGAGCGCGGTGATACCGTTCGCCTGACTACGGCGAATTTGCGACATGAATATCAGCTCGACGTTTATATTTTGCGCCGCGACGACAAGCTGATTTACGGCTCGGTCGTCGCGGCGGCGCCCAAGACCGATATCCCGGTCGCCAGTTGGGAGGTGAAAAACGGCGAAGAGGTGGCGTTCCGCCAGGAAAACATCGCCAAAGCGGTGCCGGCGGTGAACTGATTTTACGTTCCGCACTTTCTCCTGATTCTGATGAAGGCCGACGCTGGCGCGTCGGCTTTTTCTTTTCCAGGGCGTGATCACGCCCTGATGTCATTTGGCTCAAAAACTGCGCTAAAAGACGCGGTGCATGACAAAAATCACAGCGAATGTGAATTTGTATGAAACATAATTTGACAAATGTGAACGCAATCGATTACCTATTCGCGAAATGCGTAACTGGATCACAGATTCTTACAGTCAGTGGTTTCTATAATGCGCGCGTCATCCGAGTTTCTGTGTGAAGACAACGCCAGGTGTCGGCAGACTCATTGTCATCTTTTCTAAACGGGCAGGAAATGGCCCTTTAAGCATGTGGTAATAAAATGAAAAAAATAGCTCTCGCAGCAGGTGTACTGCTCGCAGCGTCTTACAGTGCATCATCAATGGCTGATAGCAAAGACAGTCAATATGTCTCCGACTGGTGGCACCAGAGCGTTAACGTGGTGGGCAGCTACCACACCCGTTTCGGACCGCAGCTGAATAACGACGTGTATCTCGAATACGAAGCCTTCGCCAAGAAAGACTGGTTCGACTTCTACGGTTACGTTGACGTGCCGAAGTTCTTCGGCGTGGGCAATACCCCGGATCGCGGCATCTGGGACAAAGGCTCCCCGCTGTTTATGGAGATTGAACCGCGCTTCTCCATCGACAAGCTGACCGGCACCGATCTGAGCTTCGGTCCGTTCAAAGAGTGGTACTTTGCCAACAACTACATCTATGACCTGGGCCACAACGCCGACGGTCGTCAAAACACCTGGTACATGGGTCTGGGCACCGATATCGACACCGGCCTGCCGATGAGCCTGTCGATGAACATCTATGCCAAATACCAGTGGGAAAACTACCAGGCTGCCAACGAGAACAGCTGGGACGGCTACCGCTTCAAGGTGAAATACTTCGTGCCGCTGACCCAGGTGTGGGGCGGCAATCTGAGCTATATCGGCTTCACCAACTTCGATTTCGGTTCCGATTTGGGCAAGGACAGCCATTGGGTTGACGGCACCGGCAAACAGGTGCGCACCAGCAACTCGATCGCCTCCAGCCACATTTTGGCGCTGAACTACGATCACTGGCACTATTCTTTCGTGGCGCGTTATTTCCATAACGGCGGCCAGTGGCAGGATGGCGCGGATATCGGTACCCCGCAGGGCCCGATCAAGTCTACCGGTTGGGGTTATTACCTCGTGGTCGGCTATAACTTCTGATTTTCCGTGCTATCAGAAACAGAAAACCCCGCCTGGCGGGGTTTTTTTTCGTCATCACTGGGCTTGTTCAACCGGGAGATGCTTCACCGGCATAAACAGTCTGCCTTTGATCACGTGACATTCATTATTTATCCAACTAATGATTTGTTCACGGCTGACGCCTTCCGACTGCGCGTACCGATGAAGATCGCCATTAAAGTGCCGAGTGATGTATTCCATGAGGGTCATTTGCACGTCTTTTGCTCCTGAACGCCCACCCGTTGCCAGCCTGGCCACCGCGGGAGGTTGAGGTTTCTCAGACAGCGAATGTAAATTATCGGCAACCAAATCTCAACATAAAGCACCAGATTGGGGCGACAGCGGTGTGAAAAAGAATCCCGCACGGAGAGGCGGGAAATGTTCGCTATTATCATTATGGATGATAAGAATAAGATTTGAGGTGCGACGAAAAAGAGCACGCTAACTCTTTTTTGTTACCTTCCCACGCTAGCGTAAGGCTTATTTTTCTTCAAGAAAAATCTGAGACAAGCATCGGCATTTTCGAGGCATTTTGCGTTGAGACAAGGTTTGAAAGCGAATGCCGTAAAAGCGCACCGTTATCTCGGAGTTTTCCTTATACTTTGTCTGGAAAAGGCTAGCTATAGTCAACAGAGTCACCCACGCAGGAATACACAACATGAACAAACGTCGTACGACTCTCACGGTGTTGGCGCTGATTGCATCGCTGGGGTTGTCATCCGCCCCGGCCTTGGCCGACAAAGGCGGCAATGGTAACGGCAACGGGAACGGCCATGGTAACAGCGGCAATCACGGCAATAACGGTAACCATGGCAACAACGGCAATCACGGCAACAAAGGCAATAAAGATAAAGGCGGCTATAGGAACGACGATAATCTGGTCTCCGTCAGCCTCTCGCGCGACCGCGCCCGTTCGCTGGCGCACAACTATGGCCTGACCGGCTACAGCTCGCTGCCACCGGGCATCGCCAAAAATCTGGCGCGCGGTAAACCGCTGCCGCCGGGTATCGCCAAAAAAGTGGTGCCTTACTCGATGCTGCGTGAGTTGCCGCAGTACCCAGGTTATGAGTGGCGTATCGCCGGCGACGACCTGGTGCTGGTCGCACTCAGCACCGCGATTGTGGCCTCCGTGATCAATGGCGTTTTCGACTAACGTTTGTCGGGCGTTATCGGGCCTCGCTGCGGCGGGGCCTTTTTATTTGCCAGCGCGGGGCGGACGTGGTGAACTTTGGGCCTGACCTTTTCACTGCATCATAAGGGAGGCGCCATGTTCAGGGCGTTATTGATAGCCTGCTGTTTGACCAGTTTTCCGGCGTTGGCAGACGGCGCTGCCGCCATCGGCGAGCTGGTGAACCAACGGCTGTCGTTGATGAAAGACGTTGCCGGTTACAAGGCGCAGCAGCATTTACCGATCGAAGACCTGGCGCAGGAGGCGAAGGTGTTGGCCAGCGCGCAGGCGGAGGCGGGGCGTTTGGGGCTGGAGCCGGCGTCGGTGCGGCCTTTTATCGCCGCGCAGATGGACGCCGCCAAGGCGATTCAGTACCGCTATCGTGCCGACTGGCTGGCGAGCCCGGAGCCCGGCTGGCAGCCGCGGCCGTTGGCGCAGGTGCGCCCGCAGATCGCGCAACTGAGCAGCCAGATATTGCAACGCCTGGCGGAGCGGCTGCGTGCCGGCCCGCTCGGCGAGGCGGATCGGGCGGCGTTTATGGCGTCGGTGGATCAGGTGAATCTCAGCGCCGCCGACAAGCGGCGGCTGGCGGATGCGCTGCTGGCCGTCAAAACCGGCAGCGCACGCTGAGCGTCAGTCGCGGCCGACGGTGCTGCGGCGGAAGGTCAGCATCCGGCTGCGGTTGGCGATGAGATCCACGT of the Serratia marcescens subsp. marcescens ATCC 13880 genome contains:
- a CDS encoding glutamine synthetase family protein; the encoded protein is MQTNIVEVENFVQHSEERRSSAFQREVKKYLERYPLTQHVDVLLTDLNGSFRGKRIPVGGLNKLEKGCYFPASVFAMDILGNVVEEAGLGQELGEPDHVCVPVPGTLTPSAADPQYIAQVLLTMLDEDGTPFDVEPRNVLNRVWQRLRQRGLSPVVAVELEFYLIDRQRDAEGYLQPPCAPGTQERNTQSQVYSVDNLNHFADVLSEIDELARLQGIPADGAVAEASPGQFEVNLHHTDDVLQACDHALALKRLVRMVAENHNMQATFMAKPYEEHAGSGMHVHISMLNAQGDNVFADDDGEDSALLKQALAGMIALMPSSMALLAPNVNAYRRFQPGMYVPTQASWGHNNRTVALRIPCGDRDNHRVEYRVAGADANPYLVMATILAGIVYGLETALPLPEPVTGNGLEQDGLPFPIRQSDALYEFEHQPVLNALLGERFSHVYLACKTDELVQFERLITETEIEWMLKNA
- a CDS encoding chorismate mutase; protein product: MFRALLIACCLTSFPALADGAAAIGELVNQRLSLMKDVAGYKAQQHLPIEDLAQEAKVLASAQAEAGRLGLEPASVRPFIAAQMDAAKAIQYRYRADWLASPEPGWQPRPLAQVRPQIAQLSSQILQRLAERLRAGPLGEADRAAFMASVDQVNLSAADKRRLADALLAVKTGSAR
- a CDS encoding nucleoside-specific channel-forming protein Tsx, translating into MKKIALAAGVLLAASYSASSMADSKDSQYVSDWWHQSVNVVGSYHTRFGPQLNNDVYLEYEAFAKKDWFDFYGYVDVPKFFGVGNTPDRGIWDKGSPLFMEIEPRFSIDKLTGTDLSFGPFKEWYFANNYIYDLGHNADGRQNTWYMGLGTDIDTGLPMSLSMNIYAKYQWENYQAANENSWDGYRFKVKYFVPLTQVWGGNLSYIGFTNFDFGSDLGKDSHWVDGTGKQVRTSNSIASSHILALNYDHWHYSFVARYFHNGGQWQDGADIGTPQGPIKSTGWGYYLVVGYNF
- a CDS encoding APC family permease — its product is MTIKTIDGGPAGKPQLRKSLKLWQVVMMGLAYLTPMTVFDTFGIVSGLTDGHVPTSYLLALAGVLFTAISYGKLVRQFPTAGSAYTYAQKAINPHVGFLVGWSSLLDYLFLPMINTLLAKIYLTALFPEVPPWVWVVGFVILITAINLKSVNLVANFNTLFVLAQVAIILVFIYLVVRGLHNGEGMGTVWSLRPFLSENAHLLPIITGATILCFSFLGFDAVTTLCEETPDAAKVIPRAIFLTALYGGVIFISVSFFIQLFFPTIQRFHQPDAALPEIALYVGGKLFQSIFLCVTFINTLASGLASHASVSRLLYVMGRDNVFPEKFFGYIHPKWRTPALNVLMVGLVALSALSFDLVTATALINFGALVAFTFVNLSVISHFFIREGRNKSWKDRFNFLFLPLVGALTVGVLWLNLEKSSLTMGLIWATLGFGYLAWLTRRFRQPPPQLERQPQQ
- a CDS encoding anti-virulence regulator CigR family protein; the encoded protein is MNKRRTTLTVLALIASLGLSSAPALADKGGNGNGNGNGHGNSGNHGNNGNHGNNGNHGNKGNKDKGGYRNDDNLVSVSLSRDRARSLAHNYGLTGYSSLPPGIAKNLARGKPLPPGIAKKVVPYSMLRELPQYPGYEWRIAGDDLVLVALSTAIVASVINGVFD
- the yddG gene encoding aromatic amino acid DMT transporter YddG, yielding MPALPSRTRATLFGLLAIVLWSSVVGLIRSVSEGLGPIGGAAMIYSVSAVFLLVALGVPKWRSFPRPYLIVGSLLFVSYEICLSLSLGYANTRLQAIEVGMINYLWPCFTVLMALAINGQKAKWWLLPGLLLSLFGIGWIMSGEGGWSPAQMLANVRSNPLSYALAFSGAVIWALYCNLTKKIAQGSNGVVLFIVLTALALWLKYAFSAESGMQFSAGVTVTLLCAGVAMGAGYAAWNVGILRGNMTLLATVSYFTPVLSAVFAALVLHTSLTASFWQGVAMVTLGSLICWRATRGNYRKLSAVVAMLN